The genome window ATTATCAACCAGCTTACGCGTATCAATCAACACAAAGTATAATTTCCAGTGTTCCATATGGTCCAGTCTTATTATTTAGTCACTTATATGGTGCATACATCATGATTATCTTGGCATATATACATATGTTTAGAAACTTCTACAAGGGAGCATATAAAAAGCCTAGAGAATTACAATGGATAACTGGAGTTATACTTCTATTATTAACACTAGGAGCATCTTTCTTTGGATATAGCCTAGTCAGCGATGTCCTTGGAGTCAATGCAATAAATATTGGAGATCAATTATTAGTAGGTACTGGTATCCCAGGCGCAACAACCATAGTGGGATGGCTTTTTGGACCAGGAGGAAGTGCAGCGCTATCTTCAGATCCCTTAGTGAGATCAGAATTATTTGATAGATTGTTAGGATGGCATATATTACTAGTATTTCTATTAGGAGTTCTATTTCTATTTCACTTCATGCTAGCAGAAAGATATGGAATGACACCTTCAGTTAAGGATAAACCCAAAGTCCCGGCATATTACACTAAGGAGGAACAGCAAAGATTTAATGAGTGGTGGCCTAGAAACTTTGTTTATATGTTATCAATAGTATTACTAACATGGGGGATAATATTATTCGTTCCCAACTTATTAGCAAATATAAATGGGTTACCAATAGTGATCAATCCTTATCCCGCTCCACAAGCAGGATCGCCAGAGTCTACAAGCGTACAACCGTATCCCCCATGGTTCTTCTTATTCCTCTACAAGTTTGTTGACTTCCTATTACCTAACGGAATGCCAATCACTCCAATCTTAGTTTTGGCAGTACTTATTATAGGTCTTTTGATACTAATCTTCCTTCCATTCTTAGATCCCAGTGACGATTTACGTGTTACTAGAAGAAAGTTCTGGACATGGATTGTTAGTACTTTGGCTGTATATCTAATAGAGCTGTCTGTATGGGGATACTTAGAACCAGGTGTCCCAGTCCCATTCTCACAAGAGATAGAATACTTAGGGTTACCGTTAGTCGTTATAGGAGTAATTGTGTACTTATGGCCAGTAAAGCAAGATAGTACCCCAATCACAAGGACTGAGACAAAGGTAATTAAAATGAATATAACTCCAATGGAAATACTCCTCGCCTGCGTATCCTCCTTGTCGTTAGCAGGGACATTTGTAAACTTCCTAACATTTCCAACAGTCATAAATGGTATTATTTTAATACCAGTGGGATTATTTACATTATATATGCTAAGAAGAGTTGCAGCATTTATGGTTGGAAGAAAACCAGTAGCAGCTATGGGAAGCAGTGTAACGGCTAGTTGGAGCAAGAAGGCGGCTTTTTACGGAATAATAATAATTTTCATTGTTTCCCTATTCCTATTAGGTCTAATGTGGACCTTACCAAGTATAGGACCACAATCAACTTATGCTGGAATGGATTTAGGTGTAATCCTAATGCTCTGGGGAATAGCAGTGCAGCTTTATCATTATGAAATCTATGTAAAATAGAGGTGGGGTTGATGAATAAGCTAGGTATAGCAATTTTGGCTCTAATATTTGGAGCCACTGCGTTCATGGCTGGATTTATGGCGTATAATCTGCTGTGGGACTCTGTTAGAATTATATCAATGTTGGTGAGATAACATGAAAATTTATACAATAGCTGGAATTATATCGGGAATAATGGCTTTATTTTTTATAATACTTTCTCTACCTCTTAACCTTATTTCAGCACGGAGTATAGGAGTTGACCCTACAAGCATAATTATGGCAACACTATACATGCTCTTAGCGAGTATAATATTCGTAATACTCTTTAAGGGAATAAACAAGTTGTGAAGATTTATAAATATTTCTAAGTTATTTTTTTATTCATAACACAACTTTGAGTAACATATAATGTTCATAATTGACGTGCAATAGTTATTATTTTTAAATATCTTATGCGTCTTTATAAAACACTTATTATAGAAGGGTATAAAAATGAATTGCGTTATGAACTTAGATTTGGATTAACTATATATACTAAAAATTCTATCATTGTTATCGGCCATGAAATGGAAATATATAATAGTAATTTATGCAATATATATAATTATATCGATGATAGTCAAAATTGTAGGAGAAGCTAATTTTCCAGGTAATATATATTTCTTTTATTTGATCAACCACTCACAACTTGAGGCACTTAATCCCATTATGATATTCTTCAGTAAATACGGCAGGGAGTATATTTGGATACCGGTAACTGCAATCTTATTCATTATAGGTGGGAAGTTTAGGAGAAGTTCACTCTTATTAGTTGGAGGATTTATAATAGCTATAATTTTAGGAGAGGTGTCAAAATATGTAATGGCTCAGCCAAGACCATTTCTAATACTACATAACATAAATTTGCTAGTTTCAGAACCCACTGATTATTCTTATCCCTCGGGACACGCATTAATAGTGGCCGTAGGTGCAACGATAGCTCTCTTAACGTTACCATATTACATCTCAATACCTTTATTTATAGAAGCACTACTTACAAGCTATTCTAGAGTTTATGTAGGGATTCATTGGCCTTTAGATGTACTAAGTGGATGGATATTAGGAATAGCAATAGCTTTAACTGCAATGAATCTGGAAAAGTTTATTTCAACGATTTATAACAAGCTAGTTAACTCCGTTGTTGGTAGTGGAAGAAAAACAAATTTAAAACGTCAAAAGTAAAGGAAAAATCTTGTGGAAAAACTAACAGATTTAGAATTTAGAGCATTGGAAATTTTAAGAGAAGATTCTAGGATAAGTGTTACGGAGCTAGCGAAGAGGCTTAATATTAGCAGGAGTACTGCTACCAGACTTTTGAGAAATCTTAGAAGGAGAGGGGTGAAATTCACTATTAAATTTCAGAATGAACCTTTCATCGCTTTTGCGATTTCAGAGTCTTGTGACAGTGACGAATGTTATAAACTGTTGGATGGTAGATTTATTAATATAGTAAGAGCCAATACACTAGAAAGTTTAGAAAATAAGTTAAAAAATGTGAAGAGAAAAGATTTAGTATTTATAGGCAAGAGCAACTTTGTTGTTAAGTGTGATTACTGTGGTAAAGAAATATATGATAACCCATTAACATACAAGGTGGGAAGAAGAACATATTACGCTTGTTGCAATTCTTGTTTGACGGAGTTAAAGAAAAAATTTGCACGTAATGATGATTAACATTTACACAAGTTTTAGAGTCATTTTGATCGTTATATGATGTAAGTAGATGCAAATTGATAGAGGAAAAAGTTCTTTATAATAGAGGCAATAATTGATATTATGATAATTGATCCCGTTTGCGGAATGGAAGTAGATGAAAAAAGTCAATATAAAACAATGTACAAAGGGAAGGTATATTACTTTTGCTCATCTCACTGTTTAAGGGAATTTCAGAAGAACCCAGAGGAATACTTAAGGAGTGGACCCAAAGGGATGCCACATGGCCACTGAAAAGAAGGAGGAGTTGAAAATTAAAGATAATGAGGAACAATTAAGAATAGTTGGGATGCATTGTGCAACATGCGTGATGACTGTATCCAAATCTTTGAAGTCAGTTAGTGGAGTTAAAGATGCCGATGTAAATCTAGCAACTGGAAGTGCTAAAGTAATCCTAAGCGGAAACGTCAAATTAAAAGAATTAGTAAAGGCGGTAAGAAAGGCAGGCTATGATGTTGTCACACAAAAATTTGCTATAAAATTGAATGTTAACCCAGAGGAAATGCCTAAAATTGAGAGGAAATTTGAAACTATTAAAGGTATAGTTGATGTGAAATCCAATGCTGGTTTAGGATTAGTAAGTATAGAATACAATCCAGAATCCACTACTCCAGAGAAGATACTGAAAGAGGCTGGAGTAAAGGGAGAAATAATAGATGAGCGACGTAGCGAGAGGAGTATACTCTATAAGGACTTCTATGATATATTAAGGAGATTGATAGTAGGTATAGTATTTACACCTTTGACGTATCTATTTCCATTCTTTTTTAGCATATTAGCATCAATACCAGTACAGTTCTACTCGGGGTTAAGATTTCATAAAGGCGCGTATAGAGCATTAAGAAATAAAACTACTAATATGGATGTGCTCGTCTCCTTAGCGTCAAACATATTATGGTTCTCTGGAATTCTCCTTCATACCACATTTTACGCTGACGCTTCATTATTGATAACCTTCATACTTGTAGGTAAAACATTAGAAGCGTATATTAAAGCTAAGATGAGTACCGAAATACGTATAGAGCCCTATAAGGCTACTCTGAAAGACGGAAGAGTAGTTAACTCTAATGAATTAAAAGTAGGTGATATAGTAATTGTTAGGACAGGGGAAAGAATACCAGCTGATGGAATAGTTGAGAGTGGAGAGGGTGAGGTAAACGAGGCAATACTTACTGGAGAGCAGAAACCAGTATTAAAGAAAAAAGGGGATAACGTCCTAGCTGGTGGTATTTTAGTAAATGGTTACTTAGAAATATATGTTACTAGAAACTGGGATAGGAGTTATATTGTACAAGTAACAGAGAGTGTAAAAGAAGCCTATAATGCTAGAGTTTCTATCCAAAACCTGGTGGATAAAGTTTCATCAATATTCGTACCTATAGTTATCACTCTTTCAGTACTTACGTTTCTGATTTGGAAATTAGTATTGGGTTATGACCTATATTCTTCACTACTTTTTGCTGTTGCAGTATTAGCTGCAGCTTGCCCATGTGCATTAGGCTTAGCCTCACCTATGGCAATGTTAGTCAGTGTTCGTAGGGCATTAAAAAGAGGTATTATAATTAGGGACGGTAGTATTTTAGAAGAAATAAGAAATGTTAATGTTGCAGTCTTAGACAAAACTGGTACTGTAACTGAGGGTGAGTATGTAATTGTTAGTAAGAAGGAGCTTATTAAAGGAGCTTTAGATTTGGCTGCAATTGCAGAAAGTAGAAGTATACATCCT of Sulfolobus sp. E5-1-F contains these proteins:
- the soxC gene encoding proton pump complex cytochrome B SoxC encodes the protein MGEEKKGIIDTIIDRVGVTEAPLFKTPDYMYNLSYWLGAMVAAAFIYTVITGLFLLMYYQPAYAYQSTQSIISSVPYGPVLLFSHLYGAYIMIILAYIHMFRNFYKGAYKKPRELQWITGVILLLLTLGASFFGYSLVSDVLGVNAINIGDQLLVGTGIPGATTIVGWLFGPGGSAALSSDPLVRSELFDRLLGWHILLVFLLGVLFLFHFMLAERYGMTPSVKDKPKVPAYYTKEEQQRFNEWWPRNFVYMLSIVLLTWGIILFVPNLLANINGLPIVINPYPAPQAGSPESTSVQPYPPWFFLFLYKFVDFLLPNGMPITPILVLAVLIIGLLILIFLPFLDPSDDLRVTRRKFWTWIVSTLAVYLIELSVWGYLEPGVPVPFSQEIEYLGLPLVVIGVIVYLWPVKQDSTPITRTETKVIKMNITPMEILLACVSSLSLAGTFVNFLTFPTVINGIILIPVGLFTLYMLRRVAAFMVGRKPVAAMGSSVTASWSKKAAFYGIIIIFIVSLFLLGLMWTLPSIGPQSTYAGMDLGVILMLWGIAVQLYHYEIYVK
- the sepP gene encoding undecaprenyl-diphosphatase SepP — its product is MKWKYIIVIYAIYIIISMIVKIVGEANFPGNIYFFYLINHSQLEALNPIMIFFSKYGREYIWIPVTAILFIIGGKFRRSSLLLVGGFIIAIILGEVSKYVMAQPRPFLILHNINLLVSEPTDYSYPSGHALIVAVGATIALLTLPYYISIPLFIEALLTSYSRVYVGIHWPLDVLSGWILGIAIALTAMNLEKFISTIYNKLVNSVVGSGRKTNLKRQK
- a CDS encoding TRASH domain-containing protein, translating into MEKLTDLEFRALEILREDSRISVTELAKRLNISRSTATRLLRNLRRRGVKFTIKFQNEPFIAFAISESCDSDECYKLLDGRFINIVRANTLESLENKLKNVKRKDLVFIGKSNFVVKCDYCGKEIYDNPLTYKVGRRTYYACCNSCLTELKKKFARNDD
- a CDS encoding YHS domain-containing protein, which encodes MIIDPVCGMEVDEKSQYKTMYKGKVYYFCSSHCLREFQKNPEEYLRSGPKGMPHGH
- a CDS encoding heavy metal translocating P-type ATPase — protein: MATEKKEELKIKDNEEQLRIVGMHCATCVMTVSKSLKSVSGVKDADVNLATGSAKVILSGNVKLKELVKAVRKAGYDVVTQKFAIKLNVNPEEMPKIERKFETIKGIVDVKSNAGLGLVSIEYNPESTTPEKILKEAGVKGEIIDERRSERSILYKDFYDILRRLIVGIVFTPLTYLFPFFFSILASIPVQFYSGLRFHKGAYRALRNKTTNMDVLVSLASNILWFSGILLHTTFYADASLLITFILVGKTLEAYIKAKMSTEIRIEPYKATLKDGRVVNSNELKVGDIVIVRTGERIPADGIVESGEGEVNEAILTGEQKPVLKKKGDNVLAGGILVNGYLEIYVTRNWDRSYIVQVTESVKEAYNARVSIQNLVDKVSSIFVPIVITLSVLTFLIWKLVLGYDLYSSLLFAVAVLAAACPCALGLASPMAMLVSVRRALKRGIIIRDGSILEEIRNVNVAVLDKTGTVTEGEYVIVSKKELIKGALDLAAIAESRSIHPIAKAFHKMNMKGGEVEQFEEFPGRGIYAKVNGYDVIVGSKDFVKSNCDWNVEDEGDILICVNGRAGGIVSIRDKLRDDAKRVINYMKERGIKVIVATGDSSAYADEIGKELGVEVRKGLTPDDKAEFVKELRKNGNKVMFIGDGINDAIAMREADVSIAISSGTDLAKSAGKVIINSLDDVIELFEQAKLGVRKIKENLAWAFGYNTVIIPIAAGIFYPTLSLYLPPEYAALAMGFSSVIVSLWSLVPI